The DNA sequence CGCGCGTGATGTAGCGCCCGTCGCGCGTGTCGATCCGTAGGCGCTCGCCCACGTTGATGAACATCGGGACTTGAACCACAGCACCGGTCTCCAGCGTCGCAGGCTTGTTGCCGCCTTGTACCGTGTCGCCCTTGAAGCCGGGATCCGTCTCGGTGACCTCGAGCTCGACGAACATCGGCGGCTCGACACCCAGGTATTCGCCGTCGGCGGTCATGACCTCGACCTCGTCGTTCTCGCGGGGCCACTTGGCCTGCTCGCCCACGAACTCGGCGTCAAGTTCGACCTGCTCGTAGTTGCTGGTGTCCATGAAGTAGAACGTGGCGCCGTCGTTGTAGAGATACTGCATCTTCTTGTTCTCGATGCGCACGTCGT is a window from the Coriobacteriia bacterium genome containing:
- the efp gene encoding elongation factor P; this encodes MPVTTAQFKNGMCILHDGKRWVIIDFQHVKPGKGGAFVRTKLKELQSGRVVEYTFRSGEKFDDVRIENKKMQYLYNDGATFYFMDTSNYEQVELDAEFVGEQAKWPRENDEVEVMTADGEYLGVEPPMFVELEVTETDPGFKGDTVQGGNKPATLETGAVVQVPMFINVGERLRIDTRDGRYITRV